A single region of the Brachypodium distachyon strain Bd21 chromosome 3, Brachypodium_distachyon_v3.0, whole genome shotgun sequence genome encodes:
- the LOC100825119 gene encoding ankyrin repeat domain-containing protein 6 gives MGRRRAGGGGRGGGRGRGGGGEGRGRGRGEEEDLPLHKAARSGDAAAAESLCESDPLALNSRDRLSRTPLHLAAWAGHIEVVKCLCKHKADVGAAAMDDTAAIHFASQKGHMEVVRELLASGASVKAKNRKGFTALHFAAQNSHLELVKYLVKKGLDITAKTNGGQTALHVAENDDVRAFLKECEQALKKGEELPSEKKDDSVSEKSGDGKVSDEAVKDGAEAAQGEKRKSDDSGVPEQKKAKVSLRHLENDMEEEEEGEQ, from the exons ATGGGGAGACgtcgagccggcggcggggggcgtggaggaggccgaggtcgaggcggaggaggagaaggccgaggccgaggcagaggagaggaagaggaccTGCCCCTGCACAAGGCTGCGAGGTCGGgtgatgcggcggcggcggagtcgcTGTGCGAATCCGACCCTCTTGCCCTCAACTCCCGAGACCGCCTCTCCCGCACCCC GCTCCATTTGGCGGCATGGGCTGGGCATATCGAGGTTGTGAAATGCCTTTGCAAGCACAAAGCTGATGTTGGGGCTGCAGCAATGGATGACACTGCTGCAATTCATTTTGCCTCCCAGAAAGGTCACATGGAAGTTGTGCGTGAGCTGCTGGCTTCGGGGGCCTCTGTCAAAGCAAAGAACAGGAAAGGTTTCACGGCATTGCACTTTGCTGCTCAGAATTCACACCTGGAGCTTGTGAAGTATTTGGTAAAGAAGGGCCTGGACATCACAGCAAAGACAAACGGGGGGCAGACGGCTCTACATGTTGCAGAAAACGACGATGTGCGTGCTTTCCTGAAAGAATGTGAGCAGGCATTAAAGAAGGGAGAGGAGCTGCCatcggagaagaaggatgaTTCTGTATCCGAGAAGAGTGGTGACGGCAAGGTCTCAGATGAAGCCGTAAAAGATGGTGCTGAGGCAGCGCAGGGCGAGAAGAGGAAAAGTGATGACAGTGGTGTGCCGGAGCAGAAGAAGGCCAAAGTTTCGCTCAGGCATCTTGAAAATgacatggaagaagaagaagagggagaaCAGTAG